The Candidatus Krumholzibacteriia bacterium region CGGTTCCAGACGATCGTCGAGGCCTTCCTGCGCCATCGCTTCAATCACTTGTACGTGATCGACGACGACCATGCCTTCGTCGGCGCGATCCCGTTGCACGAGATCAAGGAGATGCTCGAGCACGCCGACACGTTGGAGGTGGTGGTCGCGCACGATCTCGTCGAGACCGACTTCGCGTTCGCCACTCCCGACGACACCCTGGCCACGACCATGGAGAAGTTCTGGTCGCAGAACTCCGAGCGTCTGCCCGTGCTGGCCGACACGAAGTCACGCCGGCTGGTCGGCTGGATCTCCAAGCGCGACCTGATCGGCGTGTACAAGCAGGAGATCCTGGGCGAGGGAAACCTCCTCAGCCGCCTGGGGCCGGTGGGGGATCGCGCGCGCGACCGTTTCGTCGAATTGCCCGAGGGATTCGAAGTCGCCAGCGTGCACGTTCCGCCCACCTATGCGGGCAGCACGCTGCGTGACCTCGCGCCCCGGCGGACCTGGGGCTTCTACGTGCTGCAGATCACCCGGCGCGACCCGGAGCGCGGAGTGCGGGTCGTCGAGATGCCCGACGCGGACACCGTGCTGCAACCCGAGGACGAACTGGTCGTGGTGGGGCCGGTCGACGGGGTGCAGAGCTTCCGACGGTCGAGCCGGGAGGGGTGAGGGGCGGCCCCGTGTCGACGCATCGGGGCGACGGCGTGAGCAGGGCGCCGTGCGCCCGGCGAGGGTGATGGTGGACGGCTGCGGTGGACACCCTTCCCCGCCCTCGCGTCCTGCCGACCCCCGGGCTTGCCGACCCTGCCCCGCGCACCGAACTTCTCGGCCTGCCGGTGCCGCCGGCGCTCCCCGCACCCGCGAGCCGTGGAATGTCGTCGAGCCCGTCCCCTGCCGCTCCGCCGCGCCAGCCCAGCCACGGTGAGTTCGTCGCGATGATCGCGCTGCTGGTCTCGCTGGTGGCGCTGTCGATCGACGCCATGTTGCCCGCACTGCCGCGCATCGGGGCCGACCTGGGCGTGACGGACGCGAACCGGACCCAGCAGGTGATCACCACGCTCATGGTGGGCATGGCCTTCGGCCAGCTGCTCTACGGACCGATCTCCGACAGCACCGGCCGCAAGCCGATGGTGTTCTCGGGGTTGGTGGTCTTCGCGGTGGGCTGTCTTCTGTCGCTCTTCGCGCAGACCTTCACGACCATGCTCGTCGGACGCTTCCTACAAGGACTGGGCGTGGCCGGACCGCGCAGCGTGTCCATGGCCCTGATCCGCGATCTCTACGCCGGACGCGCCATGGCCGAGATCATGTCGACGATCATGTCGGTGTTCATTCTCGTGCCGATCCTGGCTCCCTTCCTGGGGCAGGCCGTCCTCGCGGTGGCCGACTGGCGGGCGATCTTCGCCGTGTTCCTGCTGCTCGGGGTGGGCGTGGCCACCTGGTTCGCGCTGCGCCAGCCCGAGACGCTCACGCCGGCAAAGCGGCATCCGTTGTCGTTCGCAGAACTCGGGCGCAGTGCGGGGGTCGTGCTGCGGCAGCGATGTGCCATGGGGTTCACCGCGGCGGCCGGGGTGTCGTCGGGGGCGTTCATCGGCTATTTGAGCTCGTCACAGCAGATCTTCGTCGGGATCTACGGCGTGGGTGACCTGTTCGCGTTGTACTTCGGAATGGTGGCGGCATCGATCGGCGTGGCCGCGTTGGTGAACCGTCGTCTGGTGTCGCGCCACGGCATGTTCCACCTCACGCGCCGGGCCCTGCAGGCGATCTCTGTGCTGTCGCTGGCGTACCTGGCGGTCACGCTGGCCCATGCGGGCATTCCGCCCTTCGTCACGCTCATGCTGTACCTGCTGGCGGCCTTCTTCTTCGTCGGCATCGTCTTCGGCAACATCAACGCCCTGGCCATGGAGACCCTGGGTGACGTGGCGGGCGTCGGGGCGGCACTCGTGGCGTCGCTGTCGCTTGCGATCGCGGTCGCGCTCGGCGGGGCGATCGGGCAGATGCTCGACGGCACACTCGTGCCGTTCGTCGGCGGATACTCGGTGCTCAGCGTGACGGCGCTGGGCATCCTGCACTGGGCGGAGAGGGGGCGGCCGGAGTCGCGCACGTCGACGGTCGTGGCGGGAGTGGTGGAGGAGCAGGGGTAGTGTACGGCGTCGCCGGAGCAGCTCTCCGACCCTGAAGTCCGAAGGTGACCTGCGCCGGGCACCGCGTGTGCGGCCGCGGACCAGGCGAAGATCTCCACGAAGACGTTGCATCGTCGAGTCCCGATGCCGGAATGCCCGCCCGCGGCCACGAGAGCGGCGGCTTCCGAACGCAGGTGACGCGACTCCACAGGGACGTGGGCGCGAGTGGCACGAGTCCCAGCGTCACGCCACTGCTGCCGACCCGTAGCCTTCCTTGCGGGTCCGATCCGGAAGTCACGTCGAGGGAGAGTCGTTCATGCACGTCGCCATCGTCGGCAACGGAGTCACCGGTGTCACCGCCGCGCTCCGCGTTCGACGACACCAGCCGGACTGGAAGATCTCGATCGTCTCCGGCGAGAGCACCTACCACTACTCGCGCCCCGCGCTCATGTACGTCTACATGGGTCACATGCGGTACCAGGACACCAAGCCCTACGAAGACACGTTCTGGGGCGAGCAGAGAGTGGATCTCGTACGCGACTGGGTGGTCGGTATCGACCTCGAGCGCAATCGATTGGACCTGCAACGCAGCGGTCGCATGGACTTCGACAAGCTCCTGATCGCTACGGGGAGCAAGTCCAACCGGTTCGGTTGGCCGGGACAGGATCTCCCGGGTGTCCAGGGATTGTACGACCTCATGGACCTGCGCCTCCTGCACGAGAACACGCGGAACTGCCGACGCGCCGTGATCGTGGGCGGCGGGTTGATCGGGATCGAGCTCGCCGAGATGCTGCACACGCAGGGGATCGACGTGACGTTCCTCGTGCGCGAGCGCGACTACTGGGACAACGTGCTGCCGCGTGAAGAGGCACGCATGGTCAGCCGCCTCGTGCGCGAGCACGGCTTCGACCTGCGGTTGGAGACCCAGCTCCGGGAGATCGTCGCCGGCGAGGACGGCCGTGTGGCCTCGGTGGTGACCGATCAGGACGACGTGATCGCCTGTGAAGTCGTGGGTCTGACGGCGGGTGTCTCGCCGAACCTCGACCTCGTGCGCGACACCGGGATCGCGACGGGCCGCGGAATCATCGTCGACCCCTCCCTGCGGACCAACGTCGAGAACGTCTTCGCGGCCGGTGACTGTGCCGAAATCGACGACGGCACCGAAGGGCGTAATCTCATCCAGCAGGTGTGGTACACGGGCAAGGCACAGGGCGAGGTGGTGGGCGACGTGATCGCCGGACGAGAACGTCGATACGAGCCCGCAACCTGGTACAACTCCGCGAAGTTCCTGGATCTCGAGTACCAGGTCTACGGGCGGGTGAACCTGAACGTCGACGGCGAGCAGAACCTCTACTGGGAGCACGACGACGGGATGCACGCAGTGCGGATCGTCCACGTCGCCGGGAGCGTGACCGGTCTCAACTTCATGGGGATCCGATACCGACACCGGACCTGCGAGCAATGGATCCGCGACGGACGAGACGTGGAGTACGTGCTCGACCACCTGCACGAGGGCAACTTCGATCCCGAGTTCTTCGTCCGGCACGAGTCCGAGATCCGCAGATCCCTCCGCGAGCAATTCCAGGGAGCAATGGCATGATCGACGCGCGGATGCTTCAGCACGACTTCGACGAGGAGGCCGAAGGCTTCTCGCGACCGCCACGGAGGCAGAAGCCATCGCACGGGACCCTGGTGGGTCGGGTGGCGCTCGCGGCGATCGCCCTCGCGATCACCGAGCTCGTCCTCGGCGCCACGGCCGGCAGTCCGTGGGACCTTCCCGCGATGCTGGTGGCGGGGTGGACCGTTCTCGGTGCCGCGACGGCCGTGTACTTCTGGGACCGCTACCGGACCCAGTCCGAGGGAATTCGACACGACGGGGTGTTCTTCGATCACATCAGCGCGCGGGGGCTGTCCGCGTGGCTGTTGGGCGTAGGGCTGACCGGATTCTACGTGCTGCTGTACTGGTTCCCCGGGCAACTGTCGCGTGTCATCGACCTGGTCGATCCGCTGTCGCGGATGCTCACAGGGCAACCCGCCGACCAGTGGTTCCTCTACGGCTTCCTGTACACGGTGGCCGTGCTCGTCTTCGGTGTGCGGATGTTCGGGAAGTACCGCCACAGCCGCTACCACCAGATCCGGACCGCTTCGGTCATGTTCTTCCAGCTCGGTTTCGCCTTTCTGCTTCCGCAGATCCTGAAGGCCTTCAACGAGCCGGAGTTCTACTTCACCTACTTCTGGCCGCTGAAGCCCGAGTACCTGTGGCCGGCGGGCGCCGGCATGGGATGGATCCTTGATTCCGGGCGTCTCGGCGTGTTCATGATCTTCTGGGGCGCGATCGCGACCTTCGTGCTCACGCCGATCCTCACCTACCGCTACGGCAAACGATGGTACTGCTCGTGGGTGTGTGGCTGCGGTGGTCTGGCCGAGACGATGGGAGATCCGTTCCGCCAGCTCTCGAGCAAGAGTACGCTCTCGTGGAAGGTCGAGCGAGCGATCATCTACCCGGTGCTCGCGCTGGTGACCGTGACCACCGTGTCGCTGTGGATCGACTTCGCGACGGAAGGCGGCCTCTTCGGGTCGTTGTCGTCGAGCCTGCGGGAGTGGTACGGGTTCTACATCGGGGCCCTGTTCGCCGGTGTGATCGGCGTGGGGTTCTACCCCATCCTGGGGAGCCGGGTGTGGTGTCGTTTCGGATGTCCCATGGCCGCGATCCTCGGCATCTTCCAGAAGTTCGCCTCGCGATTCCGGATCACGACCAATGGCGACCAGTGCATGTCGTGCGGCAACTGCTCGACCTATTGTGAGATGGGAATCGACGTCAGGGCCTACGCGCAGCGGGGGGAGAACATCGTCCGGGCCTCGTGCGTCGGCTGTGGCGTCTGTGCCGCGGTCTGCCCCCGGGGTGTCCTGAAGCTCGAGAACGGCGGCGACGTCACCGCGCGCTATCCCGGGGCCGATCGCCCTCTGGACGAGTTCCTGACGAGTCTGCGCAACGATCCCAGCGCTGGCCGGTACGACAATGAGTCCCGATGATCGAGGCCGGTCGTCCGAGCACTCTGCCCACCGGGTCCGGCCTTCGACGGTCGTTCCTCCGGTGCACCGACTGCTCGACCCCTTCCTGCCGCGGACCGATCCCGGGGCGGTGCGATTCTGGAGATCGCTCTCCCGTCGGCTCGGGCGCGAAGAGATCACCGAGCACGATCTCTTCGCGCGTCTACCGTCCGACGGCCGGGGTGCCGATCGCGAGGTCGCGGCCTTCGCGGCGTGTCTGGTCGACGCCGACGCCTATCTCGACGACCTGCTCGAGTTCGTCCCCGGTGCCGCGGCCGGGGAGTTGGAGGTCCGGCCCGAGGTGCGCGCGATGCGGGACGCGCGCTCGCTGCTCCAGGCCTGCTTCCGCCACGGGGCGCCACGGATCCGCTTCGAGGCACAGCGGAAGCTCTACCTGGCCAGACTCCTGTTCGCGATCGATCACTGGCCCTCGGTGCGTGACGGGCAGCGACACAAGGATCTGATCGCGGAGCACCTGGAACGCAATCTCCTCGGCGGTGCGGAGGTCGGCGGTGGCGTCGACGTCTGCTGCCGGTTCGTGCCCGATCGTGCGGGCGCCGGGAGACTGGAGAGGATCCACGCGTCCGGCGCCGATGCGCAGTGCTGGCACTTCCAGGTGCGGGTCCTCCCGGCGCGGCGCGGTGAGGAACCGATCGAGATCTTCCACCATCACGTGCGCTTCAAGCGTGATCCGATGACCTGCGCTCCGCACGAGATGCCTTCGCGGAGTCCCGGTCCCGATACGCCCGGCCGATCCACCGCGCGCCGGCGCAGTGGGTCGATCGTGTCGAAGATGCTCGCCCGCGGTCTCGGCGACCCCGGTGCGGTGCAGGACGTGCTGGGCGCATTGTTCATCGTGGGCAGCCACGCGCAGGCCTACGCCCTCGAGCGTCGCCTCGTCGATCTCTGTGGAGGCCCCCTGTGGATCCGCGATCGAACCGACACGCTGGTCGGCGAAGGCGATCGTGGTCTGCTGTCGGGCCGCTCGGCGCGGGGCTTCGAAGTGCTGAAGTACACGGCCGACCTCCTCGTCGCCGGGGTCGACGGGAGCACCTCCTATCACGTCGCGGCCGAGTTCCAGATCTACCCGGTCGAGTCCTATCTGGCGACGCTCCACGACGACCACGGCGCCTCGCACCGGGCCTACAAACGGCGTCAGATCGCGGGGGACGTTCTCCCTCTCCTCTTTCCCGTGGCGATCTACGGACCCGAGGCCACCGTGAGCGCTCCGGTCCCGTCGGCAGACCACGCCGAGCACTGAGTCCGATGCCGACGAGCGCGCGTCCGACCGCAGCAGGCCGTGGAGCTGCGGGCCGAGGGTCCCGCCACCGACGCTCCCCGTGAAGAGCGCTGCTCCGGGGCAGTGCGGCGCGGACTCTTGAAGCGACACCTTTTGGTTATATAATGACACCTAAGGGTATCGTTAAGATGTCCGTGAATTCTTGGCCCCGGCGAGTCCGTGGCCCCCTGCCCCTGGCCCCCGAGGAGGATCCTTGGACGCACACGCACTCCCCACTCCCGCCGAGATCGGCGACCGACACCGGCCTGCCCGCCGAGTTCTTCCTGCAAACGGTGCTCGCGGTGATGTCGCTGGTGCACGGGGTCGTGTTCTTCGTCCTCAACCGCTCGGAGGACGAAGACGGCATCCCGGAAGACGATCATGCGTGAGGTCCGTCTCCGGAACCGTATTCGCGTCTTCCGCGCCGAGAAACGGTGGAGTCAGACCGATCTGGCCCAACGCATCGGCGTCTCCCGCAAGACGATCAGCACGATCGAGGTGGGGCGCTTCGTTCCGTCCACCATCATCGCGCTGCTGATCGCACGCGAGTTCGACACCACGGTCGAGGAACTCTTCTCGATCGAGGACTGAGACCCGATCTCCGCGAGGGCAGAACGTCATGAGGGCGCCAGGTCTCCCAAGCGGATTCGTCTTCACCGGGGCCTACCGGACCGGCCCTCATTCGAACTTCACGTCGTCCAGATAGAACGTGATCGGCCGCCCCTGACCCTCGAGTCGCCAGAAGAAGGGCGACTTGACCTGGGTCAGGTTTCGACCCTTCAACTCGATCGTGTAGCGCTGCCACTCGCGTGTCAACGCGACGCCTTTCAGGACCTCCCGGACGGTGTCGGGATAGAGTTTGCCGCGTCCCAGCAGACCGATGCCGAAGTCGATGATCTCGCCGCCCTCTGCGCCGCGTGCCCACAGCGTCAGGCGCTTGGCGCCCGTCAGGTCCAGGCCCCCCGGGCGATCGCCCCAGTCGTTGGCAGGATGCTGCCACACGACACCGACCCAGCCGTCCGGGCTCGAGTAGGTGACTTCGAGGCAGGTCGGGCCGCTGTGCGGTGATTCGGTACACACCGGGTCCACGGTGAGTGCATCGAAGTTGCCCATCCATCCCGACGGTGCCCACAGGCCGCGACGGCCATCGGCGTAGACGGTCCGCGGCAGCCGGAAAAGGGGCAGGATCGTCTGCCGGACGTACTCGGTGATCGGTAC contains the following coding sequences:
- a CDS encoding multidrug effflux MFS transporter; amino-acid sequence: MIALLVSLVALSIDAMLPALPRIGADLGVTDANRTQQVITTLMVGMAFGQLLYGPISDSTGRKPMVFSGLVVFAVGCLLSLFAQTFTTMLVGRFLQGLGVAGPRSVSMALIRDLYAGRAMAEIMSTIMSVFILVPILAPFLGQAVLAVADWRAIFAVFLLLGVGVATWFALRQPETLTPAKRHPLSFAELGRSAGVVLRQRCAMGFTAAAGVSSGAFIGYLSSSQQIFVGIYGVGDLFALYFGMVAASIGVAALVNRRLVSRHGMFHLTRRALQAISVLSLAYLAVTLAHAGIPPFVTLMLYLLAAFFFVGIVFGNINALAMETLGDVAGVGAALVASLSLAIAVALGGAIGQMLDGTLVPFVGGYSVLSVTALGILHWAERGRPESRTSTVVAGVVEEQG
- a CDS encoding helix-turn-helix transcriptional regulator, yielding MREVRLRNRIRVFRAEKRWSQTDLAQRIGVSRKTISTIEVGRFVPSTIIALLIAREFDTTVEELFSIED
- a CDS encoding FAD/NAD(P)-binding oxidoreductase, with the protein product MHVAIVGNGVTGVTAALRVRRHQPDWKISIVSGESTYHYSRPALMYVYMGHMRYQDTKPYEDTFWGEQRVDLVRDWVVGIDLERNRLDLQRSGRMDFDKLLIATGSKSNRFGWPGQDLPGVQGLYDLMDLRLLHENTRNCRRAVIVGGGLIGIELAEMLHTQGIDVTFLVRERDYWDNVLPREEARMVSRLVREHGFDLRLETQLREIVAGEDGRVASVVTDQDDVIACEVVGLTAGVSPNLDLVRDTGIATGRGIIVDPSLRTNVENVFAAGDCAEIDDGTEGRNLIQQVWYTGKAQGEVVGDVIAGRERRYEPATWYNSAKFLDLEYQVYGRVNLNVDGEQNLYWEHDDGMHAVRIVHVAGSVTGLNFMGIRYRHRTCEQWIRDGRDVEYVLDHLHEGNFDPEFFVRHESEIRRSLREQFQGAMA
- a CDS encoding 4Fe-4S dicluster domain-containing protein codes for the protein MIDARMLQHDFDEEAEGFSRPPRRQKPSHGTLVGRVALAAIALAITELVLGATAGSPWDLPAMLVAGWTVLGAATAVYFWDRYRTQSEGIRHDGVFFDHISARGLSAWLLGVGLTGFYVLLYWFPGQLSRVIDLVDPLSRMLTGQPADQWFLYGFLYTVAVLVFGVRMFGKYRHSRYHQIRTASVMFFQLGFAFLLPQILKAFNEPEFYFTYFWPLKPEYLWPAGAGMGWILDSGRLGVFMIFWGAIATFVLTPILTYRYGKRWYCSWVCGCGGLAETMGDPFRQLSSKSTLSWKVERAIIYPVLALVTVTTVSLWIDFATEGGLFGSLSSSLREWYGFYIGALFAGVIGVGFYPILGSRVWCRFGCPMAAILGIFQKFASRFRITTNGDQCMSCGNCSTYCEMGIDVRAYAQRGENIVRASCVGCGVCAAVCPRGVLKLENGGDVTARYPGADRPLDEFLTSLRNDPSAGRYDNESR